The Hordeum vulgare subsp. vulgare chromosome 7H, MorexV3_pseudomolecules_assembly, whole genome shotgun sequence DNA window tgttggagagcataaatgcctatttgaacaagagtttttcaatgaaggaccttggagaagctgcatacatattaggcatcaagatctataaagatagatcgagacgccgcaTAGGTCTttagcaaagtacataccttgacaagatattgaagaagttcaatatggaaaactcaaagaaagggttcttgccagttttgcaagatatgagattgagtaagacccagtcgccgaccacggcagcagaccgagagaagatgagttctgtcccctacgcttcagccgtaggctctcttatgtatgccatgctgtgtaccagacctgatataaaccttgccataagtctggtagggaggtaccaaagtgaacccggtatggaacactggacatcggtcaagaatatccttaagtacctgaaaaggactaaggaaatgtttctcgtttatggaggtgacgaagagctcgtcgtaaagggttacgtcgacgctagcttcgacacagatccggatgactctaagtcacagaccggatacgtatatgttttgaatggtggggcagtgagctggtgcagcagcaagcaagaagtcgtggcagcatctatatgtgaagcggagtacatagctgcttcagaagcggctcatgaaggaatttggatgaaggagctcatcaccgaccttggagtggttccaagcgcgtcgggtccaatgacactcttctgtgataacactggggccattgccatagccaaggagcccaggtttctccggaagacgaagcacatcaaatgccgctacaacttcatcgaggaccatgtccagagtggagtaatagagatttgtaaagtacacacggatctgaatgttgcagacccgctgactaaacctcttccacgagcaaaacatgatcaacaccatgatgccaTGGGTGTTCgacacatcacaatgtaactagattattgactctagtgcaagtgggagactgttggaaatatgccctagaggcaataataaaatggttattatcatatttccttgttcatgataatcgtctattgttcatgctataattgtattaacaggaaacagtaatacatgtgtgaataaatagatcacaatgtgtccctagcaagcctctagttggctagctcgttagtcaatagatgatcatggtttcctggtcatgggcattagatgccattgataacgggatcatatcattgggagaatgatgtgatggacaagacccaatcctaagcataacactagatcgtattgttcgtatgctaaagctttttaatgtcaagtgtctttttcttcgaccgtgagattgtgcaactcccggataccgtaggagtgctttggttgtatcaaacgtcacaacgtaactgggtgactatcaaggtgcactacgggtacctctgaaagtgtctgttggattggcacgaatcgagatcgggatttgtcactccgcgtgacggagaggtatctctgggcccactcgatagaacatcatcatgagctcaatgtgactaaggagttagtcacacgatgacgtgctacggaacgagtaaagagacttaccggtaacgagattgaacaaggtataggcataccgacgatcgaatctcgggcaagttctataacgacagacaaagggaattgtatacgagattgattgaatccttgacatcatggttcatccgatgagatcatcgtggagcaagtgggagccaccatgggtatccagaccccgctgatggttattggccggagaggtgtctcggtcatgtttgcttgcctcccgaacccgtagggtctacacacttaaggttcgatgacgctagggttatagggaattgttatacgaggttatcgaaagttgttcggagtcccggatgagatctcggacgtcacgaggagctcctgaatggtctggaggtagagattgatatataggacggatggttttggacaccggaagtgtttcgggcgtcgccggtaacgtaccgggaccaccggaagggggccacgaccccgagaggctagatgggccaagtgcgggaggtaaccagcccctaggtgggctggtgcccccccacactcagcccatggcgcaggaagaggggagaaggggggaaccctagcggaggtgggcctaaggcccaccagaagggtgcgccacccctcctcctctcctggccgccgcacctcctccccatctagggctgccgcccctcccaggaaagggaaaccctcaagggggcgcaaccgctccctccccctatatatagtgggcactttgggctgttggggacaccaatctccctctccctcgacgcagccctgctcttcctcctcctcctctctgccggtgcttggtgaagccctgccgggagacctcgtctctccatcgacaccacgccgtcgtgttgccggagatcttccccaacctatccctcctccttgctggatcaaggtgcgggagacgtcaccgggttgtatgtgtgttgaacgcggaggtgccgtggtacgacactagatcggaatcacaccgcgatctgaatcgccgcgagtacgaccccatcaatcgcgttctagcaacgcttccgcttagccatcttcaaaggtatgaagatgcactcacccctctctcgttgctggtctctccatagaaagatctgaatatgtgtaggatttttttttgaatttatgctacgttacccaacagggatAACCCACAACTGCCAAAAAAAACCCGTAACCTCCCCCACTAAATCACTTTTCAAAAGGGAAGACAGTTTTCAAATGTTTCCTTTCCGCCTGACCACACATCCATAAATGAGGGCAACTGATCCACTCGCAAGCGTTTTTGTAAAAACTCCGACAACAGGAGTGGCAACAAGAGCATAGGGCGTTGCGACTTCTccatcatactccctccgtttcataatataagtctttttagatattccactagaagactacatacggatgtatatagacatactttagagtgtagattcatttgttttgctccatatgtagtcccttagtgaaatctttaaaaagacttatatttagaaagggAGGGAGTAGATTCTAATCAGATGGCCACTATCATCCCTTCCAATCATTAATCCTAATTCAATTAACTACCTCTAAATCAGCCTTTACTTAGAAACCTCACGTAACATTACGGGTGTAGCATTTCAACTTTTGTTCACCTTACTCCGATGAGCAGGAGACATCTCACCGGACATGCAAATTGACCGAAAGTACATTAGGTGCTAaagaaaatactccctccgttcctaaatataagtctttctagaggttcaactaatggactacatacggatgtatatagacatactttagagtatagattcattcattttgcttcgtatgtagacacctagtgaaatatcttaaaagacttactccctccgttcctaaatataagaccttttagagattccactatgaactactccctccgttcctaaatataagtctttttagaggttttactATTAGACTAtatgcggatgtatatagacatactttagagtatacattcaatcattttatttcgtatgtagacccctagtgaaatcgcttaaaagacttatatttaggaacggagggagtacatacggatgtatgtagtcatattttaggatgtagattcactcattttgctccgtatctagtctatagtaaaatctctaaaaggtcttatattaaagaacggagggagtattatttaggtacggagggagtacattttacTATATGTCTGCATCATTACACTCTCCCTCCACACATGCATTGCCATATATAGCAAGGAAAGCCGCACCTGCTCGATCATTCTTAGCTAGCTGCATGTCCCATCCGCCATGGCCGAGAACAACCATGACGCCGCAGAGGAAGGAGACAACCAACTCCTGTCCGCGCTCCCGAAGAAGGAAGGGATGTGGAAGCCATTCTTCCTCTACCGAGGCTGCTGGCTCACACCCCGGTCCGTGACGAGCATCACGCTCCTGCAGTCCCAGTTCGCGCCGCGCCCCGACGACGTCGTCCTCGCCACGTTCCCCAAGTGCGGCACCACCTGGCTCAAGGCGCTCGCCTTCGCCGTCGCCAATCGCTCCCGCCACCCTGCCGGCTCCGGCGCGCACCCGCTGCTCACCACCCACCCGCAGGACCTCGTGCCGTTCCTCGAGCTGCCCCACCGCGACGTCCACCCGGTCGCCGCCCTGGACGGGCTCCCCTCCCCGAGGCTCCTCTCCACCCACATGCCGGCGCCGCTGCTGCCCCTGTCCATCTCGGCCCTCGGCTGCCGCGTCGTGTACCTGTGCCGGGAGCCCAAGGACGTGTTCGTCTCCAGCTGGCACTACATGAACAAGGTGACCGCCGACTTCTCCCTCGACATGGACGCCACCTTCGAGCTCTTCTGCGAGGGCTTCTCGCTGTACGGCCCTCTCTGGGACCACGTCCGCGGGTACTGGGAGCAGAGCGTGGCGGAGCCCGACAGGGTCCTCTTCCTCAAGTACGACGACATGATGGCCGACGCGGGCAAGCACGTCAAGATGCTTGCCGACTTCCTCCGCGTCCCGTTCACCGACGAGGAGGTCAGCGGCGGGGCCGTGGAGGAGGTCGTGGCCATGTGTAGCTTCGAGAATCTGAAGAGCCTGCCGGTCAACTCCTCAGGGGTGTCTGATCGGATTGGTGGGATGCCCATGGAGAATTCGTCCTACTTTCGGGCTGGGAAGGTCGGAGACTGGAAGACACACTTGACTGAGGAGATGGCGAAGAAGCTGGACTGCATCGTTGAAGAGAAGCTGAGAGGTTCTGGTCTCACCTTCTGACGTGTGGTTGCACATCTCTTTAATTTGACGCCTACGCAGGTCTTCTGCTGGAGAGCTGAATTACATCCTCGCATGAACATGTATCCGCGTTCAAATTCGACGATGCTGATGCGATGTATGAATAAGTTGTTGCTGCGACTTTGTTTGTGCTACTTGAGAAGAGTTCATGGAAGTGAAAAATGTCATTGCATTTTTCTTATGAAATGGACACCAGTACTGTGTGAAGATTATTGAATTTATGTTCTAGTCAGTTACTTCAAAAGTCCGAACTAATAAAAAAAGGTACAATATATTTCAATAAAGATAATGCTCTACCATAATTAGGATGTCAAGAACACATAGTAGTATATTACTAATAAAAGGCAACATGGCAACCAGTTGTCAATCAGCACATAAAAGCAAATTTTTTTTTGAACAATCACAGTGGGAGAGAGACCCTTCACCTAAATGTATTACTCAAAGTGCCTCCTCTGGCACGCCAGGCTCCCCGCACCCCATCATCGAGTTGGAGAAGCAAGAGACGGCGATTAAATAAGAACTCGAGAAGGTCAAGACATTTGAAGAGATCGAACTTAAGAAGGTCAAGATATTTGGAGAGATCGAGC harbors:
- the LOC123410129 gene encoding cytosolic sulfotransferase 5-like, whose protein sequence is MAENNHDAAEEGDNQLLSALPKKEGMWKPFFLYRGCWLTPRSVTSITLLQSQFAPRPDDVVLATFPKCGTTWLKALAFAVANRSRHPAGSGAHPLLTTHPQDLVPFLELPHRDVHPVAALDGLPSPRLLSTHMPAPLLPLSISALGCRVVYLCREPKDVFVSSWHYMNKVTADFSLDMDATFELFCEGFSLYGPLWDHVRGYWEQSVAEPDRVLFLKYDDMMADAGKHVKMLADFLRVPFTDEEVSGGAVEEVVAMCSFENLKSLPVNSSGVSDRIGGMPMENSSYFRAGKVGDWKTHLTEEMAKKLDCIVEEKLRGSGLTF